The following are encoded in a window of Amycolatopsis lexingtonensis genomic DNA:
- the ctaD gene encoding cytochrome c oxidase subunit I — translation MVDTSRQPIQPTPVPGRLREARPGRKGALLVRMAHTTDPKLIGIMYMVTAFAFFLAAGLMALLMRGELARPGLQFLSAEQYNQLFTMHGAIMLLLYATPTVFGFANMILPLQIGSPDVAFPRLNAFSYWLFLFGGLIVMSAFLTPGGAPDFGWFAYIPLSNSIHTPGIGANLWIAGLIVSGLGTILGAVNMVTTVVCLRCPGMTMWRMPIFTWNILVTSILVLAIFPILTAGLFALLADRMIGAHALDPEFGGAILWQHLFWFFGHPEVYVVALPFFGIVTEIVPVFSRKPLFGYKGMVFATLGIAGLSMAVWAHHMYATGAVLLPFFAILTFLISVPTGIKFFNWIGTMWKGAITFETPMLWSIGFMVTFLFGGLTGVILASPPLDFHVTDSYFVVAHFHYVLFGTIVFATFAGIYFWFPKMTGRMLDERLGKWHFWTTFLGFHTTFLVQHWLGAEGMPRRYADYLTSDGFTVLNTISTIGAFVLGLSMLPFVYNVVKSHRFGEQVTVDDPWGYGNSLEWATTCPPPRHNFHELPRIRSERPAFELHYPHLVARLHEEKHHTPFSRRRRAPSELAADTTAPPGGGNHGGPAG, via the coding sequence GTGGTTGACACATCGCGACAGCCGATCCAGCCCACGCCGGTGCCGGGACGGCTCCGCGAAGCCCGGCCAGGCCGTAAGGGCGCCCTGCTCGTGCGCATGGCGCACACCACCGATCCCAAGCTGATCGGGATCATGTACATGGTGACCGCGTTCGCGTTCTTCCTGGCCGCGGGTCTCATGGCCCTGCTGATGCGGGGCGAGCTCGCCCGTCCCGGTCTGCAGTTCCTGTCCGCGGAGCAGTACAACCAGCTGTTCACCATGCACGGCGCGATCATGCTGCTGCTGTACGCGACCCCGACGGTGTTCGGGTTCGCCAACATGATCCTGCCGCTGCAGATCGGCTCGCCGGACGTGGCGTTCCCGCGGCTGAACGCCTTCTCCTACTGGCTGTTCCTGTTCGGCGGGCTCATCGTGATGTCGGCGTTCCTCACCCCGGGCGGCGCCCCCGACTTCGGCTGGTTCGCCTACATCCCGCTGTCGAACTCCATCCACACCCCCGGCATCGGCGCCAACCTGTGGATCGCCGGGCTGATCGTGTCCGGCCTCGGCACCATCCTGGGCGCGGTCAACATGGTCACCACCGTGGTGTGCCTGCGCTGTCCCGGCATGACCATGTGGCGGATGCCGATCTTCACCTGGAACATCCTCGTCACCAGCATCCTCGTGCTGGCGATCTTCCCGATCCTCACCGCCGGCCTGTTCGCCCTGCTGGCCGACCGCATGATCGGCGCCCACGCCCTGGATCCCGAGTTCGGCGGGGCGATCCTGTGGCAGCACCTGTTCTGGTTCTTCGGCCACCCCGAGGTCTACGTGGTCGCCCTGCCCTTCTTCGGCATCGTCACCGAGATCGTGCCGGTGTTCTCGCGCAAACCGCTGTTCGGGTACAAGGGCATGGTGTTCGCGACGCTCGGCATCGCCGGGCTGTCGATGGCCGTGTGGGCGCACCACATGTACGCCACCGGCGCGGTGCTGCTGCCGTTCTTCGCCATCCTCACGTTCCTCATCTCGGTGCCGACCGGGATCAAGTTCTTCAACTGGATCGGCACCATGTGGAAGGGCGCGATCACCTTCGAAACGCCGATGCTGTGGTCGATCGGCTTCATGGTGACGTTCCTGTTCGGCGGCTTGACCGGCGTCATCCTGGCTTCCCCGCCGCTGGACTTCCACGTCACCGACTCCTACTTCGTCGTCGCGCACTTCCACTACGTCCTGTTCGGCACGATCGTGTTCGCGACGTTCGCCGGCATCTACTTCTGGTTCCCGAAGATGACCGGCCGGATGCTCGACGAACGCCTCGGCAAGTGGCATTTCTGGACCACCTTCCTCGGCTTCCACACCACCTTTCTCGTCCAGCACTGGCTCGGCGCGGAGGGCATGCCCCGCCGCTACGCCGACTACCTGACGAGCGACGGGTTCACCGTGCTCAACACCATCTCGACCATCGGCGCGTTCGTCCTCGGGCTGTCCATGCTGCCGTTCGTCTACAACGTCGTGAAAAGCCACCGGTTCGGCGAGCAGGTCACCGTCGACGACCCCTGGGGCTACGGCAATTCCCTCGAATGGGCGACCACCTGCCCGCCACCCCGGCACAACTTCCACGAGCTGCCGCGGATCCGCTCCGAACGACCGGCCTTCGAACTGCACTACCCGCACCTGGTCGCCCGCCTGCACGAGGAGAAACACCACACCCCGTTCAGCCGCCGCCGGCGCGCTCCGTCCGAACTCGCCGCCGACACCACAGCCCCTCCCGGCGGCGGCAACCACGGCGGCCCCGCCGGATGA
- a CDS encoding cation-translocating P-type ATPase, whose protein sequence is MTGAQTVGRAAGLTSGEAELRLRRDGPNKLPAPHRRNPVFVLAAQMLHFFALMLWGAAGLALLAGMPALAIAIAVVVVLNGAFSFAQEYRADRAADRLRDLLPVRATVRRDGKAVVVDAVELVAGDLVLLEAGDRVCADATLVESGRLSVDESMLTGESKPVRPEEGKPVYAGTYVTEGHGAAVVTATGARTRLAGISEITAGAVRPRSPLAAQLHRVVRVVAMIAIAVGVVFFLAALGLGRTSTESLLFAIGVTVALVPEGLLPTVTLSLARAAQKMAGRNALVRRLESVETLGATTFICTDKTGTLTRNEMSVVSVWTPAGSVDVRGEGYQPAGELTGSAEAVAAAAALADSAARCSPDAHAVQRAGKWLPVGDPMEVALHVLAARAAVGAPPEPVTRYPFDPHRRRSSLVDADGLHVTGAPDTVLPLCPGQDGEAAAAVTAMSARGLRVLAVARRREVRGTEAAEQDLELLGLVGLQDPPRPDVGAAIASCRQAGIKLAMVTGDHPGTAAAIAAEVGLLGESALVVEGKDLPASDDELAELLDTDGIVVARVAPEEKLRIAKALQSRGHVVAMTGDGVNDGPALRTADIGVAMGASGSDVAREAADLVLLDDHFGTIVSAIELGRSTFANIRRFLTYHLTDNVAELAPFVVWALSGGRIPLAITVLQVLALDIGTDLLPALALGAEPPNRRTMSGPAHGGNLIDGRVVRRAFGVLGPAEAVAAMVAFLAVLFAGGWQFGTAPTGTLLAIASGTAFAAIVLGQLANAFACRSESRWIGRIGLRGNALLGYAVLFEAAMLAVFLLVPPLPALLGGALPGPAGWGWALLAVPVVLLADTAHKAWRARHR, encoded by the coding sequence GTGACGGGCGCACAGACGGTCGGTCGGGCGGCGGGCCTCACGAGCGGTGAAGCGGAACTGCGGCTGCGTCGCGACGGGCCGAACAAGCTGCCCGCGCCGCACCGGCGGAACCCGGTCTTCGTGCTGGCGGCCCAGATGCTGCACTTCTTCGCCCTCATGCTGTGGGGCGCGGCCGGCTTGGCGCTGCTCGCGGGCATGCCCGCGCTGGCCATCGCGATCGCGGTCGTGGTGGTCCTCAACGGCGCGTTCTCCTTCGCCCAGGAGTACCGCGCCGACCGGGCCGCCGACCGGTTGCGGGACCTGCTGCCCGTGCGGGCGACCGTGCGACGCGACGGCAAGGCGGTCGTCGTCGACGCCGTCGAGCTCGTGGCCGGTGACCTGGTGCTGCTCGAGGCGGGCGACCGGGTGTGCGCGGACGCCACGCTCGTCGAGAGCGGGCGCCTGTCGGTCGACGAGTCGATGCTGACCGGCGAGAGCAAGCCGGTGCGCCCGGAGGAGGGCAAGCCCGTCTACGCGGGCACCTACGTGACCGAAGGCCACGGCGCCGCGGTCGTCACGGCGACCGGCGCCCGTACGCGGCTCGCCGGGATCTCGGAGATCACCGCCGGCGCGGTGCGGCCGCGCAGCCCGCTCGCCGCGCAGCTGCACCGCGTCGTGCGGGTCGTCGCGATGATCGCGATCGCCGTCGGGGTGGTGTTCTTCCTCGCCGCGCTCGGGCTCGGCCGGACGAGCACGGAGAGCCTGCTGTTCGCGATCGGTGTCACCGTGGCGCTGGTCCCGGAAGGACTGCTGCCCACGGTGACGCTGTCCCTGGCCCGCGCCGCGCAGAAGATGGCGGGCCGCAACGCGCTCGTCCGGCGGCTGGAGTCGGTGGAGACGCTCGGGGCGACGACGTTCATCTGCACCGACAAGACCGGAACGCTGACCCGCAACGAAATGTCGGTCGTGTCGGTGTGGACGCCCGCGGGCTCCGTCGACGTACGCGGTGAGGGGTACCAGCCGGCCGGTGAGCTGACCGGCTCCGCGGAGGCGGTCGCGGCCGCCGCCGCGCTCGCCGACAGCGCCGCGCGCTGCTCGCCGGACGCGCACGCCGTGCAGCGGGCCGGGAAGTGGTTGCCGGTCGGCGACCCGATGGAGGTCGCCCTGCACGTGCTCGCCGCCCGGGCGGCGGTCGGTGCGCCGCCCGAGCCGGTCACCCGGTACCCGTTCGACCCGCACCGCCGTCGTTCGTCGCTGGTCGACGCGGACGGCCTGCACGTCACCGGCGCGCCGGACACCGTCCTGCCGTTGTGCCCGGGGCAGGACGGCGAGGCCGCCGCGGCCGTGACGGCGATGAGCGCCCGCGGCCTCCGGGTGCTCGCCGTGGCCCGGCGCCGCGAGGTGCGCGGAACCGAGGCGGCGGAGCAGGACCTGGAGCTGCTCGGGCTGGTGGGGCTGCAGGACCCGCCGCGGCCCGACGTCGGCGCGGCCATCGCGTCGTGCCGGCAGGCCGGGATCAAGCTGGCCATGGTGACCGGCGACCACCCGGGCACGGCCGCCGCGATCGCCGCGGAGGTCGGCTTGCTCGGTGAGTCGGCCCTCGTCGTCGAAGGCAAGGACCTCCCCGCTTCGGACGACGAGCTGGCCGAACTGCTCGACACCGACGGCATCGTGGTGGCCCGCGTCGCCCCGGAGGAAAAGCTCCGGATCGCCAAGGCACTGCAGTCCCGCGGTCACGTCGTGGCCATGACCGGGGACGGGGTGAACGACGGACCGGCGTTGCGCACGGCCGACATCGGCGTGGCGATGGGGGCTTCGGGCAGTGACGTCGCCCGCGAGGCCGCCGACCTGGTGCTGCTGGACGACCACTTCGGCACGATCGTTTCGGCGATCGAGCTCGGGCGGTCCACGTTCGCCAACATCCGCCGGTTCCTCACCTACCACCTCACCGACAACGTCGCAGAACTCGCGCCGTTCGTCGTGTGGGCGCTTTCGGGCGGCCGGATCCCGCTGGCGATCACCGTGCTCCAGGTCCTCGCCCTCGACATCGGCACGGACCTGCTGCCCGCGCTCGCGCTGGGTGCCGAACCGCCCAACCGCCGCACGATGTCGGGACCGGCACACGGGGGCAATCTCATCGACGGGCGGGTCGTCCGCCGGGCGTTCGGCGTGCTGGGGCCGGCCGAAGCCGTCGCGGCGATGGTCGCTTTCCTGGCGGTCCTGTTCGCCGGTGGCTGGCAGTTCGGGACGGCGCCCACCGGGACGTTGCTCGCGATCGCGTCCGGCACCGCGTTCGCCGCGATCGTGCTGGGCCAGCTCGCCAACGCCTTCGCGTGCCGCAGCGAGTCCCGCTGGATCGGCCGGATCGGCTTGCGCGGCAACGCGTTGCTCGGCTACGCGGTGCTCTTCGAGGCGGCGATGCTGGCGGTGTTCCTGCTGGTGCCGCCGCTGCCCGCACTGCTCGGCGGCGCGCTGCCCGGGCCGGCGGGGTGGGGCTGGGCGCTGCTCGCGGTGCCGGTGGTGTTGCTGGCGGACACCGCCCACAAGGCGTGGCGGGCGCGTCACCGGTGA